Proteins found in one Salvia splendens isolate huo1 chromosome 10, SspV2, whole genome shotgun sequence genomic segment:
- the LOC121751635 gene encoding tetratricopeptide repeat protein 1-like, which translates to MAVIEQDSSGEEDCKSQPRAPAAAPSGYSTDGYETASDTELNDAVPGQDAHSCSNGDTAENGKSFGSEANGNADGQVKVEQQREQTVTVDKDDAEKALARANDVKLEGNLLFKDGLYEDALSKYGCAIQIAPVGDSSSELRSICHANSATCFFKLQKYEESVKECTKALELNPTYMKALLRRAEAREKLEQYEESIADMTKVIELDPSNDQARRAIIRLKPLADEKREKMKEEMIGKLKEMGNSILGRFGMSVDNFKAVKDPNTGSYSVSFQN; encoded by the exons ATGGCGGTGATCGAGCAAGATTCCTCCGGTGAAGAAGATTGCAAATCGCAGCCTCGTGCTCCCGCAGCCGCGCCCTCGGGATACAGTACGGACGGCTATGAGACTGCCAGTGATACCGAGCTGAACGACGCCGTTCCGGGACAGGATGCTCATTCTTGCAGTAACGGGGATACTGCTGAAAATGGAAAGAGCTTCGGTAGTGAGGCAAACGGTAACGCAGACGGCCAAGTCAAGGTAGAACAACAGCGTGAGCAGACTGTTACAGTCGATAAGGACGACGCTGAG AAAGCTTTAGCCCGAGCTAATGATGTAAAACTCGAGGGGAATTTGTTGTTTAAAGATGGACTATATGAAGATGCGCTGTCCAAGTATGGGTGTGCCATACAAATTGCGCCAGTTGGTGATTCATCCAGTGAACTACGTTCGATATGTCATGCAAACAGCGCTACTTGTTTCTTCAAATTG CAAAAATATGAGGAGAGTGTTAAAGAGTGCACAAAGGCATTGGAGCTGAACCCCACCTACATGAAAGCTCTTTTAAGAAGAGCTGAGGCACGAGAAAAGCTTGAACAGTATGAAGAATCAATTGCTG ACATGACTAAAGTCATAGAACTGGATCCATCAAATGATCAAGCTAGGAGAGCTATCATACGTTTAAAGCCATTGGCAGATGAAAAGCGGGAAAAGATGAAGGAAGAGATGATTG GAAAGCTGAAAGAAATGGGGAATTCCATTCTGGGTCGTTTTGGGATGAGCGTGGACAACTTTAAAGCCGTGAAGGATCCAAATACTGGATCATATTCTGTCTCATTTCAAAACTAG